One Siniperca chuatsi isolate FFG_IHB_CAS linkage group LG5, ASM2008510v1, whole genome shotgun sequence DNA window includes the following coding sequences:
- the acacb gene encoding acetyl-CoA carboxylase 2 isoform X5, translating to MCSCDSGTCGKHPEERSSMSGLHLVKKGREHRKMDLQRDFTVASPAEFVIRFGGNRVIEKVLIANNGIAAVKCMRSIRRWSYEMFRNERTVRFVVMVTPEDLKANAEYIKMADHYVPVPGGPNNNNYANVELIVDIAKRIPVQAVWAGWGHASENPKLPELLNKAGISFLGPSSKAMWALGDKVASSIVAQSADIPTLPWSGSGLRVDWAEEDQTLGNVISVPPEVYTKGCVQDVDDGLAGAERIGYPVIIKASEGGGGKGIRKVESSEDFPSFFRQVQTEVPGSPIFIMQLAQHARHLEVQILADEYGNAISLFGRDCSIQRRHQKIIEEAPATIAAPSTLEQMEQYAVRLAKMVGYVSAGTVEYLFSEDGSFHFLELNPRLQVEHPCTEMIGDVNLPAAQLQIAMGIPLHRIKDIRLLYGETPWGDTIINFETPDCMPSPRGHVIAVRITSENPDEGFKPSSGTVQELNFRSSKNVWGYFSVGATGGLHEFADSQFGHCFSWGENREEAISNMVVAMKELSIRGDFRTTVEYLIKLLETESFRNNDIDTGWLDHLIAEKVQAERPDTMLGIVCGALHVADASFRKSMSDYLHSLERGQVLPAASLLNSVSVDLIYEGVKFCLKVARQSPTTYVIMMNGSNIEIDVHRLSDGGLLLCYDGSSHTTYMKEEVDSYRITVGNKTCVFEKEKDPTVLRSPSAGKLLQYMVEDGGHICAGETYAEIEVMKMVMTLTVQQSGCVHFVKRPGAVLQPGCVVAHIDLDDPSSIHRVELNTAILPPQQPLPIVGGKLHQVFHSVLENLGKVMDGYCLEEPYFSSKLKQWVATLMKTLRDPSLPLMELQEIMTSVAGRIPPGVEKDIRKVMAQYASNITSVLCQFPSQRIANILDSHAATLQRKADREVFFMNTQSIVQLVQRYRSGIRGYTKSVVLDLLKRYLQVEIQFQQAHYDKCVINLREQHKPDMSPVLEYIFSHAQVPKKNILVTMLIDQLCGRDSTLADELMAILNELTQLSKMENSKVALRARQVLIASHLPSYELRHNQVESIFLSAIDMYGHQFCPENLKKLILSETSIFDVLPNFFYHSNQVVCMAALEVYVRRAYIAYELNSIQHHQLQDGTCAVDFQFMLPSSHPNRGSSPTLNRIPVPVSGSSQFKMRRQSSELFMEEAWSPPCQRMGAMVAFQCFDDFKRNVDEVLASFAEPLLESAPFSESCSSLYEEENFKNMKENPIHIINVSIKTADTKDDDALVTAFTAFAQSKKAVLFECGIRRITFLIAQKREFPKFFTFRARDGFQEDRIYRNLEPALAFQLELNRMRNFDLTAVPCANHKMHLYLGAARVQEGAEVTDYRFFIRAIIRHSDLITKEASFEYLQNEGERLLLEAMDELEVAFSNTSVRTDCNHIFLNFVPTVIMDPSKIEESVRSMVMRYGIRLWKLRVMQAELKINIRLTPTGNAVPIRLFLTNESGYYLDISLYKEVTDPSSGQIMFKSYGDKQGPLHGMLINTPYVTKDLLQAKRFQAQTLGTTYVYDFPEMFRQALFKLWGPGDKHPKDVLMCTELVLDPQGRLVQMNRLPGDNNVGMVAFRMKMKTPEYPEGRDIIVICNDITHMIGSFGPQEDELFLRASELARAEGIPRIYIAANSGARIGLAEEIKHMFQVAWIDPADPYKGFKYLYLTPQDYTRISSTNAVHCHHVEEGGESRYIITDVIGKDEGLGVENLRGSGTIAGESSQAYQEIITISMVTCRAIGIGAYLVRLGQRVIQVENSHIILTGAGALNKVLGREVYTSNNQLGGIQIMHNNGVTHSTVPDDFEGVFTILQWLSYMPKNKHSPVPVIATTDPVDREIEYTPTKAPYDPRWMLAGRPHPTGKGAWQSGFFDHGSFMEIMGSWAQTVVVGRARLGGIPLGVIAVETRTVEFTVPADPANLDSESKVLQQAGQVWFPDSAFKTAQAICDFNREHLPLMVFANWRGFSGGMKDMYDQILKFGAYIVDALREFRQPVLVYIPPHAELRGGSWVVIDPTINPLCMELYADRESRGGVLEAEGTVEIKFRRKDLLKTMKRLDSVYASLVEQLGKASPELSDKQCLELESKLKAREEFLLPIYHQVAVQFVDLHDTPGRMQEKGVITDILDWKNVRTFFYWRLRRLLLEQVVKCEILQANKDLSDGHMQSMLRRWFVETEGTVKAYLWDNNQAVVEWLEKHLSEEDGTRSAIQENIKYLRRENTLKHIRSLVQANPDVAMDCIIHMSHIITPSQRAKLSHLLATMDSTSTS from the exons ATGTGTAGTTGTGATAGCGGGACATGTGGAAAGCATCCTGAAGAAAG GTCTAGCATGTCTGGTCTTCACTTGGTGAAAAAAGGACGTGAACACAGAAAGATGGATCTGCAGAGGGACTTCACTGTGGCCTCTCCTGCTGAGTTTGTCATCCGATTTGGTGGCAACCGGGTCATCGAAAAA GTGCTGATAGCTAACAATGGGATAGCCGCAGTCAAATGTATGCGTTCTATCCGTCGCTGGTCCTACGAAATGTTTCGCAATGAAAGGACCGTCCgttttgttgtcatggtaaccCCTGAAGACTTGAAAGCTAATGCAG AATACATTAAAATGGCAGATCATTATGTGCCTGTACCCGGTGGGCCCAACAATAACAACTACGCCAACGTAGAGCTGATAGTGGACATTGCTAAAAGAATCCCAGTGCAG GCTGTGTGGGCTGGTTGGGGTCATGCCTCAGAAAATCCCAAACTGCCCGAGCTGTTGAACAAAGCAGGAATATCATTCTTAG GGCCGTCCAGTAAGGCCATGTGGGCTCTCGGGGATAAGGTGGCTTCTTCCATTGTGGCTCAGAGTGCTGACATTCCCACACTACCATGGAGCGGATCAG GTCTGAGAGTGGACTGGGCAGAGGAGGACCAAACACTGGGCAATGTAATCAGTGTTCCTCCAGAGGTCTACACAAAGGGCTGCGTTCAGGATGTAGATGATGGGCTGGCA GGGGCTGAGAGAATTGGTTATCCGGTTATTATCAAGGCCTCTGAGGGTGGAGGTGGAAAGGGTATACGGAAAGTAGAAAGTTCTGAGGATTTTCCAAGTTTCTTTAGACAG GTTCAGACAGAGGTGCCTGGCTCACCTATCTTCATCATGCAGCTGGCTCAGCATGCGAGACACCTTGAGGTTCAGATACTTGCTGATGAGTATGGAAATGCCATCTCTCTTTTTGGACGAGATTGCTCCATCCAGAGAAGGCACCAGAAGATCATCGAGGAGGCGCCTGCCACCATAGCTGCTCCCTCAACATTGGAGCAAATGGAACAG TATGCTGTGCGACTGGCCAAGATGGTGGGCTACGTGAGTGCAGGCACTGTGGAATATCTCTTCTCTGAAGACGGAAGTTTCCATTTCCTGGAACTGAATCCTCGCCTGCAGGTGGAACATCCCTGTACAGAGATGATCGGAGATGTAAACCTGCCTGCTGCCCAGCTTCAG ATTGCGATGGGCATCCCCCTTCATAGAATTAAGGACATCCGCTTGCTTTATGGAGAAACTCCGTGGGGCGACACCATCATTAACTTTGAGACTCCTGACTGCATGCCAAGTCCAAGAGGGCACGTCATAGCTGTTCGGATCACCAGTGAGAACCCTGACGAG GGGTTCAAGCCCAGTTCTGGCACTGTGCAGGAGCTGAACTTCCGCAGCAGTAAAAATGTCTGGGGTTATTTCAGTGTGGGGGCAACTGGTGGCCTGCATGAATTTGCAGACTCCCAGTTTGGACACTGTTTCTCCTGGGGCGAGAACCGTGAAGAAGCCATTTc GAACATGGTGGTGGCTATGAAGGAGCTGTCCATCAGAGGTGACTTCAGGACCACGGTTGAATACCTCATTAAGTTACTAGAGACAGAAAGCTTCAGAAACAATGACATCGACACTGGCTGGCTGGATCATCTCATTGCAGAGAAAGTGCAG GCGGAGAGACCAGATACCATGCTGGGTATTGTTTGTGGTGCTTTGCATGTTGCTGATGCAAGCTTCCGAAAGAGCATGTCTGACTACCTACATTCACTGGAGAG AGGCCAAGTACTGCCTGCAGCCAGTCTCCTCAACTCTGTCAGTGTGGACCTAATATATGAAGGAGTCAAGTTCTGCCTCAAG GTGGCTCGCCAATCCCCAACAACATATGTCATCATGATGAATGGCTCCAACATCGAGATAGATGTCCATAGGCTGAGTGATGGTGGCCTCCTGCTGTGCTATGATGGCAGCAGCCACACCACCTACATGAAAGAGGAAGTGGACAG CTACCGCATCACTGTTGGCAACAAGACTTGTGTATTTGAGAAGGAGAAGGATCCCACGGTGCTGAGGTCGCCTTCTGCTGGTAAACTGCTGCAGTACATGGTTGAGGATGGAGGCCACATTTGTGCAGGAGAGACATACGCAGAGATTGAG GTGATGAAGATGGTGATGACTTTGACTGTGCAGCAGTCTGGTTGTGTCCACTTTGTCAAGAGACCTGGAGCAGTTCTGCAGCCTGGCTGTGTGGTGGCACATATAGACCTGGATGACCCCAGCAGTATACATCGG GTGGAGCTCAACACAGCCATACTGCCACCCCAGCAGCCACTGCCCATTGTTGGGGGAAAACTTCATCAGGTGTTTCACAGCGTGCTGGAAAACTTGGGTAAAGTCATGGACGGCTACTGCCTTGAAGAGCCCTACTTCAGCAGCAAG CTGAAACAATGGGTGGCTACCCTGATGAAGACTTTAAGGGACCCCTCGCTGCCACTGATGGAACTCCAGGAGATTATGACGAGTGTGGCGGGTCGCATTCCTCCTGGCGTGGAGAAAGATATCCGTAAAGTCATGGCCCAGTACGCGAGCAACATCACCTCTGTCCTCTGCCAATTCCCCAGCCAAAGG ATTGCAAATATTCTAGACAGCCATGCAGCAACTCTACAGAGGAAGGCTGACCGAGAGGTGTTCTTCATGAACACTCAGAGTATCGTTCAGCTGGTACAGAg GTACCGCAGTGGAATTCGTGGCTATACGAAGTCTGTGGTTCTCGATCTGCTCAAGCGATATCTGCAAGTAGAGATACAGTTTCAGCAAG CTCACTATGACAAGTGTGTGATCAACCTGAGAGAGCAGCACAAACCTGACATGAGTCCTGTGCTGGAGTACATCTTCTCTCATGCCCAGGTCCCCAAGAAGAACATCCTAGTCACAATGCTCATA GACCAACTTTGTGGAAGGGATTCCACGCTAGCAGATGAGCTGATGGCCATTCTGAACGAGCTCACGCAGCTTAGCAAGATGGAGAACTCAAAGGTGGCACTGAGAGCCAGACAG GTCTTGATTGCCTCCCATTTACCATCATACGAACTGAGGCACAACCAGGTGGAGTCCATCTTCCTGTCAGCCATTGATATGTATGGCCACCAGTTTTGTCCAGAAAACTTGAAG AAACTCATTCTCTCCGAAACCTCCATTTTTGATGTTTTGCCCAATTTCTTCTAtcactccaatcaagttgtctGCATGGCTGCCTTGGAG GTGTATGTGCGCAGAGCTTACATCGCCTATGAGCTGAATAGCATCCAGCATCACCAGCTGCAGGATGGAACATGCGCTGTAGACTTCCAGTTTATGCTACCGTCATCACATCCGAACAG AGGGAGCAGCCCTACTCTGAACAG GATTCCTGTGCCAGTGAGTGGATCAAGCCAGTTTAAAATGAGGCGGCAGAGTAGTGAGCTCTTCATGGAGGAAGCCTGGTCTCCACCCTGCCAGCGAATGGGCGCCATGGTGGCTTTCCAGTGTTTTGACGACTTTAAAAG gAATGTTGATGAAGTTCTCGCCAGCTTTGCAGAACCACTCTTGGAGAGTGCTCCGTTCTCAGAGTCCTGCTCCAGTCTCTATGAGGAGGAGAACTTCAAG AATATGAAGGAGAACCCAATCCACATCATTAATGTGTCCATAAAAACAGCAGACACAAAAGATGACGATGCTTTGGTTACAGCCTTCACTGCCTTTGCCCAGTCAAAG aaagCTGTCCTCTTTGAGTGTGGAATCAGGAGAATCACATTTTTGATTGCACAGAAG AGAGAATTTCCCAAGTTCTTCACTTTCAGAGCTAGAGATGgg TTCCAGGAGGATCGTATTTACCGTAATCTGGAGCCAGCTTTAGCGTTTCAGCTGGAGCTGAACCGCATGAGGAACTTTGACCTGACAGCCGTTCCCTGTGCCAACCACAAGATGCACCTCTACCTCGGTGCTGCTCGTGTGCAGGAGGGGGCTGAAGTCACAGACTACCGCTTCTTCATACGAGCTATTATCCGCCACTCAGATCTCATTACAAAG GAAGCTTCCTTTGAATACCTTCAAAATGAGGGAGAACGTCTTCTGTTGGAGGCCATGGATGAGTTGGAGGTGGCCTTCAGTAACACCAGTGTCCGCACAGACTGCAACCACATCTTCCTCAACTTCGTACCCACTGTCATTATGGACCCCTCTAAA ATAGAGGAGTCTGTTCGCTCCATGGTGATGCGCTACGGCATCCGTCTTTGGAAGCTGCGGGTCATGCAGGCTGAGCTGAAGATCAACATCCGTCTGACACCAACTGGGAATGCCGTTCCTATCCGCTTGTTTCTTACTAATGAGTCTGGCTATTACTTGGACATCAGCCTGTACAAGGAGGTCACTGACCCAAGTTctggacag ATCATGTTCAAGTCATATGGAGATAAGCAGGGTCCTCTGCATGGCATGCTGATCAACACTCCGTATGTGACCAAAGACCTGCTGCAGGCCAAGCGCTTCCAGGCTCAAACTCTGGGGACTACATACGTATATGACTTCCCCGAGATGTTCAGACAG GCACTGTTTAAGCTGTGGGGTCCAGGGGACAAACACCCTAAAGACGTGCTGATGTGCACCGAGCTGGTTCTGGACCCTCAAGGTCGACTCGTGCAGATGAACCGCCTGCCTGGAGACAATAAT GTGGGAATGGTTGCATTCAGGATGAAGATGAAGACTCCAGAGTACCCAGAGGGCAGAGATATCATTGTCATCTGTAATGACATCACTCACATGATCGGCTCATTTGGTCCTCAAGAGGATGAGCTGTTCCTCAGGGCGTCTGAGTTGGCTCGTGCTGAGGGCATCCCCCGCATTTACATAGCAGCCAACAGTGGAGCGCGCATTGGCCTCGCTGAAGAGATCAAACACATGTTCCAGGTGGCCTGGATTGACCCCGCTGACCCCTACAAG GGTTTCAAGTACCTTTACCTGACACCGCAGGACTACACACGTATCAGCTCCACCAATGCTGTTCACTGTCACCATGTAGAGGAAGGTGGAGAGTCCAG GTACATCATCACTGACGTCATCGGGAAGGACGAAGGTCTTGGGGTTGAGAACCTGCGAGGTTCTGGCACCATTGCTGGAGAATCCTCTCAGGCCTATCAGGAGATTATTACAATTAGTATG GTGACATGTCGCGCTATAGGAATCGGAGCCTATCTGGTCCGTTTGGGACAGAGAGTGATTCAGGTGGAAAACTCTCACATTATCCTGACTGGAGCAGGCGCTCTTAACAAG GTTTTGGGCAGAGAGGTCTATACTTCCAACAACCAGCTGGGAGGGATCCAGATCATGCACAATAATGGAGTCACACACAGCACTGTGCCAGATGACTTTGAGGGCGTCTTCACCATCCTCCAGTGGCTCTCCTATATGCCAAAG AACAAACACTCCCCTGTGCCTGTTATAGCAACTACAGATCCAGTGGACAGAGAGATAGAATATACTCCTACAAAAGCACCGTATGACCCCCGCTGGATGCTGGCCGGGAGACCTCATCCAA CGGGGAAAGGTGCCTGGCAGAGTGGTTTCTTCGACCACGGCTCTTTCATGGAGATCATGGGGTCTTGGGCTCAGACAGTGGTAGTGGGCAGAGCACG GTTAGGAGGAATTCCACTTGGTGTCATTGCTGTTGAAACACGCACAGTTGAGTTCACAGTCCCGGCAGATCCAGCAAACCTGGATTCAGAATCCAAA GTTCTGCAGCAGGCTGGCCAGGTGTGGTTTCCAGATTCAGCTTTTAAAACGGCTCAGGCGATTTGTGACTTCAACCGTGAACATCTGCCTCTCATGGTGTTTGCCAACTGGAGGGGCTTCTCTGGTGGAATGAAGG ATATGTATGACCAGATACTGAAGTTTGGGGCCTATATCGTGGACGCCCTGCGTGAGTTCCGACAGCCGGTGCTGGTGTACATCCCACCACACGCTGAGCTGAGAGGAGGCTCATGGGTGGTGATAGACCCCACCATCAATCCACTGTGTATGGAGCTCTATGCAGACAGGGAGAGCAG AGGTGGTGTGCTGGAAGCTGAGGGTACAGTGGAGATCAAATTCAGGAGGAAGGACCTACTGAAGACTATGAAAAGACTAGATTCAGTCTATGCTAGTCTTGTTGAGCAGCTTGGTAAAG CTTCCCCAGAGCTGTCTGACAAACAGTGCCTAGAGCTGGAGTCAAAGCTCAAAGCAAGGGAGGAATTCCTGTTGCCCATCTACCACCAGGTGGCAGTGCAGTTTGTAGATCTCCATGACACCCCAGGCAGGATGCAGGAGAAGGGTGTCATTACT GATATTTTGGATTGGAAGAATGTGCGGACCTTCTTCTACTGGCGTCTGCGGCGCCTCCTGTTGGAGCAGGTGGTGAAGTGTGAGATTCTTCAGGCCAACAAGGACCTCAGTGATGGACACATGCAGTCCATGTTGCGACGCTGGTTTGTTGAAACAGAAGGAACAGTCAAG